DNA from Mycobacterium sp. SMC-8:
CAGGTGCAGGTTGTAGGCGAGCATCGACGCGGCCAGCGAGCTGAAGGTGACGGCCACGCCGGCCGACAGGTCGAACTCACCGCCGATCATGAGCACCGCGACACCGCAAGCCATGATGCCGATCGTGGAGCTGGCGTACAGAACCGTGGCCAGCGACGACGCCTCCCGGAACGGTTCCGCGACGATCAGGAAGAAGACGAAGATCCCGATGGCACCGATGCCCGCGCCCATCTCGGGCCGGATCAGGATGCGTTGCAGCCGGTTTCGTTCCTTGACGCGTTCGTCGCGCACCACCTTGTGGCCGGCGACGTCGAGAGTCTGCTGGGTGGACATTATCGGGTGCCGCCCTTCGCATACTCAGCCACCGCATCGATGTTCGACTTGTCGATGAAGGCGGGCCCGGTCAGGGTCGGCTGGCCGCCGCCGATGACATTGCCGTTGGTCAGGTACAGCCACAGCGAGTCGACGGCGAGGTAGCCCTGCAGGTAGGGCTGCTGGTCGACGGCCCACTGCACGTCACCGGCCTGGATCGCCTCGACCAGGGCGGCGTTCGTGTCGAAGGTGCCGATCTTGGCGGTGCTGCCCGCGTTCTGGGCCGACTGCACCGCGGTCAGGGCGAACGGAGCGCCGAGGGTGACGATGTAGTCGATGCTCGGATCCTGCTGCAACTTGGCGGTGATGGTCGACTCCACCGACGGCATGTCCTTGCCGTTGACGTTGAGGGTCTCGGTGGCCGGGAACGTCTCCTTGACACCGGCGCAGCGCGCCTCGAGGTCGACGTGTCCCTGCTCCTGGATCACGCAAATGGCCTTGGTGGCGTTCTCGCTGCGGAGCCGGTCACCGACTCCCTGACCGGCGATGCGGCCGTCCTGGCCGAAGTACTCCTTGACGCCCATGCCCTTCCAGGCGTCCATCCCCGCGTTGAACGCCACGACCGGAATCCCTTTCGCCTCAGCGGCTCTGACTGCCGCCTGCATGGCGTCCGGCTTGGCCAGCGTGACCGCGATGCCGTCGACGTTGCTGTCGATCGCCGACTGCACGAGGTTGGCCTGATTGGGCGCCTCGGGATCGTTGGAGTAGCGCAGCTCGATGTTGTCTTTCTTCGCCGCCGTCTCAGCGCCCTTGCGCACCAGATCCCAGAAAGAGTCACCCGGCACCTCATGGGTGATCATTGCGATGGTCATGCGCGGCGTGTCGACCGTGCCGCCGCCGCCACCCTCGCCGGACCCCTCGGGCGCTCCGCCGGTGGAGGAACACGACACGATTCCGAATGCCAGGACCCCCGCGCCCGCCAGCGCCGCGAGCCGCTTGAACGTCACAGGTTTGTTGCTCTTCGCGCGAGCGCCCATCACAGTTTCTCCTTGTCCTCGGGACTGCCGCGACGCCCGCCGGACCAGTACAGGCCTGTGCCGGGCGACACGCCTCACAGGTGATGTAATACGGCTCACTCCGGAAAGTCAAGACTTTGTCCTGACATTAGGACTGCATGTCATTTAGCCGTCCCAATCAATGCAGGTCAGGAGGTTGGCGCAGCGGTCGATGCTCGCACCACCAGCGTCGGCTCCCGCACGAGGTCGGCCACCGCGCCGTCATCGACCTGACCGTCGAGCCGGGCCACCAAGCGCTGCATCGCCGCCGTCGCCAGACCTCCGCTGTCTTGGCGGATCGTGGTGAGCTGGATGTGCGCCAGCCGGGCGAGGGGGCTGTCGTCGAAGCCGAGAATGGCAATGTCCTGCGGCACAGCGACACCCGATCGGATCAGCACATCCATCACACCGACTGCGCACCGGTCGTTGAACGCGAAGACCGCCTCGGGCAGCTTTCCCGACGCCAGCATCGCCCACGCCGCAGCCGCGCCGTCTTGTTCGGTGAGCCCGCCGGTGGCGATGAGCTCGGACACTCCGGCAGCCCTGGCTGCGCGCCGGTAGCCGCGCCGCCGTTCGGCGGCGCCGGGCGCGGTCCCGCCGTCCAGATAGAGGATTCGGCGATGTCCCAGCCCAAGCAGGTGCGCCGTCCCGGCCTCCGCACCTGCCACATCATCGCTGCGCACCGCGTCGACGCTTCGCACCCGTCGCGCCATCACCACCACCGGCAGTTGCGCCGCCAACTCATCGAGCGCGCGGGTCGGCAACTGTGGCCCGACGAGCAGCAGGCCCTCACAACGGTCGTCGACAAGGGTGCGCAGCGCTCGCCGTTCGTCGCGATGCGGCGTCACAGCACTGAGCACGACGTCGTAGCCGAGGGCTTCGGCGGCGACATACACGCCGTCGACGAGATCGGCATGGAACTCCTGATGAGCCGAGAAGCTCACGCCGACAAGCCGGGTCCGGTGCTGACGCAGACGCCGGGCCTGCGGATCCGGGCGGTAGCCGATCTCGTCGGCCGCGCGCTTCACCCGCTTGCGCGTGAGTTCGCTGGC
Protein-coding regions in this window:
- a CDS encoding substrate-binding domain-containing protein, with protein sequence MGARAKSNKPVTFKRLAALAGAGVLAFGIVSCSSTGGAPEGSGEGGGGGTVDTPRMTIAMITHEVPGDSFWDLVRKGAETAAKKDNIELRYSNDPEAPNQANLVQSAIDSNVDGIAVTLAKPDAMQAAVRAAEAKGIPVVAFNAGMDAWKGMGVKEYFGQDGRIAGQGVGDRLRSENATKAICVIQEQGHVDLEARCAGVKETFPATETLNVNGKDMPSVESTITAKLQQDPSIDYIVTLGAPFALTAVQSAQNAGSTAKIGTFDTNAALVEAIQAGDVQWAVDQQPYLQGYLAVDSLWLYLTNGNVIGGGQPTLTGPAFIDKSNIDAVAEYAKGGTR
- a CDS encoding LacI family DNA-binding transcriptional regulator, with amino-acid sequence MQRRPTLADVAERAGVSRALVSIVMRDAAGASELTRKRVKRAADEIGYRPDPQARRLRQHRTRLVGVSFSAHQEFHADLVDGVYVAAEALGYDVVLSAVTPHRDERRALRTLVDDRCEGLLLVGPQLPTRALDELAAQLPVVVMARRVRSVDAVRSDDVAGAEAGTAHLLGLGHRRILYLDGGTAPGAAERRRGYRRAARAAGVSELIATGGLTEQDGAAAAWAMLASGKLPEAVFAFNDRCAVGVMDVLIRSGVAVPQDIAILGFDDSPLARLAHIQLTTIRQDSGGLATAAMQRLVARLDGQVDDGAVADLVREPTLVVRASTAAPTS